The Panacibacter microcysteis genome includes a window with the following:
- a CDS encoding rhodanese-like domain-containing protein has protein sequence MIAFLKTLFGMQPVDYKQLYTDGAVIVDVRTPAEYKAGHVKGSINIPLDSIRSKSTDLKKRNRAVITCCQSGGRSSLAKRVLQSAGVECYNGGSWNALQKKLS, from the coding sequence ATGATAGCATTCTTAAAGACATTATTCGGCATGCAGCCCGTTGATTACAAACAACTGTATACAGATGGTGCGGTTATTGTAGATGTACGTACGCCGGCAGAATACAAAGCCGGTCACGTTAAAGGTTCCATCAATATACCGCTTGATAGTATAAGATCTAAATCAACAGACTTAAAAAAAAGAAACAGGGCCGTTATTACCTGTTGTCAAAGTGGCGGCAGAAGCAGCCTTGCAAAGCGTGTTTTACAATCTGCAGGTGTGGAATGCTACAACGGCGGCTCATGGAACGCGCTTCAAAAAAAACTGAGTTAA
- a CDS encoding SDR family NAD(P)-dependent oxidoreductase produces the protein MENIFNGKVAVVTGAGSGIGEAAAVLYARYGAKVIVSDIQEAGGTATVAAIEAAGGQAHFIQADVSDAAACEMLIRKSAEKYGAVDIAFNNAGIGGEINPVADMSLEAWHKVINVNLNSVFYCMKYELQQMTRQGSGVIVNMSSILGKVAFANSAAYVAAKHGVVGLSQNAAVEYAKQGIRVNVVGPAFINTPLLSALDENVKKALVQMHPAGRLGEAGEVAELVIWLSSDKASFVTGNYYAVDGGYLAV, from the coding sequence ATGGAAAACATTTTTAATGGTAAAGTAGCAGTCGTAACCGGCGCCGGTTCCGGCATAGGAGAGGCGGCGGCGGTATTGTATGCCAGGTATGGCGCTAAAGTGATTGTATCAGACATACAGGAAGCCGGTGGCACAGCAACTGTGGCCGCAATTGAAGCAGCAGGAGGGCAGGCTCATTTTATACAGGCAGATGTAAGTGATGCGGCAGCATGCGAAATGCTGATCAGGAAATCCGCAGAAAAGTACGGCGCGGTGGATATAGCGTTCAATAATGCAGGCATTGGCGGAGAAATAAACCCTGTTGCAGATATGAGCCTGGAAGCATGGCATAAGGTGATCAACGTAAATCTCAACAGTGTATTTTATTGTATGAAATACGAGCTGCAGCAAATGACGAGGCAGGGTTCCGGCGTTATCGTAAATATGTCTTCCATTCTCGGTAAAGTTGCCTTTGCCAATTCAGCGGCGTATGTGGCAGCAAAGCATGGTGTGGTGGGGTTGTCTCAGAATGCAGCAGTGGAATATGCCAAACAGGGCATTCGGGTAAATGTGGTGGGCCCGGCATTTATCAATACCCCATTATTGAGTGCATTGGATGAAAATGTAAAAAAGGCACTGGTACAGATGCACCCCGCAGGAAGACTGGGCGAAGCAGGAGAAGTTGCAGAACTGGTAATATGGCTCAGCAGTGACAAAGCATCTTTTGTAACAGGAAACTATTACGCAGTTGATGGCGGTTATCTTGCGGTATAG
- a CDS encoding DsrE family protein: MTYKTIMQLTSGDADVFKSAVSQLNNLMKALPGAVEIELVCHGRSFPFLLKENNLYLPLLNQLVCNKVAVVACENMLQTNNIQAAQLAAGVSTVRAAIAEIVVKQHQGWSYIKAGF, translated from the coding sequence ATGACTTATAAAACAATAATGCAGCTTACTTCCGGCGATGCCGACGTTTTTAAAAGCGCGGTATCGCAGTTGAATAACCTGATGAAAGCTTTGCCCGGCGCTGTAGAGATTGAACTGGTGTGTCATGGCAGAAGCTTTCCTTTTTTGTTAAAAGAAAACAACCTCTACCTTCCGCTGCTCAATCAGCTGGTGTGTAATAAAGTGGCTGTCGTTGCCTGCGAAAATATGTTGCAGACAAACAATATCCAGGCTGCTCAACTGGCTGCCGGTGTTAGTACTGTCCGCGCCGCTATAGCAGAAATCGTCGTAAAGCAACACCAGGGCTGGAGTTACATTAAAGCCGGTTTCTAA
- a CDS encoding DUF2158 domain-containing protein, with amino-acid sequence MKNEFKIGDVVVFKSGSPKFTISGIENNLVSIIYWNGTDIKTNGWFDYALTKVE; translated from the coding sequence ATGAAAAATGAGTTTAAAATAGGAGATGTTGTAGTATTTAAATCGGGTAGCCCAAAATTTACAATCAGTGGAATTGAGAATAATTTAGTTTCTATTATCTATTGGAATGGAACAGATATAAAAACTAATGGGTGGTTTGATTATGCCTTAACGAAAGTCGAATAA
- a CDS encoding NYN domain-containing protein → MKKVIFYFDGFNFYNGLKDKCKKDAVWKRYYWIDFVKFCSQFLPDTQELVKVKYFTAPPQNPYKRSRQATLFAANSLINQEKFEIIKGKYIDKTVGCKICGSPFQVPEEKRTDVNISCHMLLDCFKNNADKLILVTADSDLIPTIECIKQNFPDKQFKIYFPPFRTSMDLINLCKPVVFLENNPKKFDAAIMEDTISKDGKSFTKPSQWL, encoded by the coding sequence ATGAAAAAGGTGATTTTCTATTTCGATGGTTTCAACTTCTACAATGGCTTAAAAGACAAATGCAAAAAAGATGCGGTTTGGAAACGATATTATTGGATTGACTTTGTAAAATTTTGCTCACAATTTTTACCAGATACCCAAGAGTTAGTAAAAGTCAAATACTTTACCGCTCCACCTCAAAACCCGTACAAACGAAGCAGACAGGCTACACTCTTCGCTGCAAACTCGCTAATTAATCAAGAAAAGTTTGAAATTATTAAAGGGAAATATATTGATAAAACTGTAGGTTGTAAAATTTGTGGTTCGCCTTTTCAAGTGCCTGAAGAAAAAAGAACTGATGTAAATATTTCTTGTCACATGTTATTAGATTGCTTTAAAAATAATGCTGATAAATTGATATTAGTTACTGCTGATAGTGATTTAATTCCCACCATTGAATGTATAAAACAAAACTTTCCCGATAAACAGTTTAAAATATATTTTCCCCCTTTTAGAACATCTATGGATTTAATTAATTTGTGCAAACCTGTTGTTTTCTTAGAAAACAATCCGAAAAAATTTGATGCCGCAATAATGGAAGATACTATAAGTAAAGACGGAAAATCTTTTACGAAACCATCTCAATGGCTTTAA
- the trxA gene encoding thioredoxin — protein sequence MATVKLTTQGFKDDIFNYETSADWSYKGTLPAIIDFYADWCGPCKMVAPILEELSNEYEGRLVIYKVDTETEEELSAVFGIQSIPSLLFIPAEGEPMMQPGALPKHVFKKVIEEKLLATAGG from the coding sequence ATGGCAACAGTTAAACTTACAACACAGGGCTTTAAAGATGATATCTTCAATTACGAAACATCTGCAGACTGGTCGTACAAAGGCACCTTACCTGCAATCATTGATTTTTATGCAGACTGGTGCGGCCCATGCAAAATGGTAGCACCAATATTAGAAGAACTTTCCAATGAATACGAAGGCCGGTTGGTGATTTATAAAGTAGATACAGAAACCGAAGAAGAGCTGTCAGCAGTGTTTGGTATTCAGAGTATACCTTCCCTGTTGTTCATACCGGCAGAAGGCGAACCGATGATGCAGCCCGGCGCCCTTCCAAAGCATGTCTTTAAAAAAGTGATCGAAGAAAAATTACTGGCTACAGCAGGCGGTTAA
- a CDS encoding acetyl-CoA hydrolase/transferase family protein — protein sequence MRLPDNYVSPKEALAVIQSNQRVFIHGSAHTPTYLLKHLAKEADRLEHVEVVCISVYGELEIDKPVYRNNFHVNSLFVSASVRNAVKTGNADYVPIFLSEIPELFKQRVLPIDVAIVHVSVPDEHGYCSLGTSVDIARSAVNTATYIIAQVNPNAPRTHGDGMIHMSRFHAMVYCEDALHETNFTEKCGPETEKIGALIAALIDDKSTIQMGIGAIPDAVLQCLHNHKDLGVHTEMCSDGIIDLCEKDVINNKYKKIHPNKSVSSFALGSKRLYDYVNNNPSFAFLDIDYVNDPHIIRRNNKMVAINSAIEIDITGQVCSDSIGTTQFSGVGGQMDFMRGAALSEGGKPIIAIPSRTNKGIARIVPMLKPGAGVVTTRAHVHFVVTEYGVVNLWGKNLRQRAKALISIANPEDRETLDRAYFERFTN from the coding sequence ATGCGGTTACCAGATAATTATGTTTCCCCAAAAGAAGCCCTCGCTGTTATTCAATCCAATCAAAGAGTTTTTATCCATGGCAGTGCACATACACCAACTTATTTACTGAAACATCTTGCAAAGGAGGCAGACAGGCTCGAGCATGTAGAAGTTGTATGCATCAGCGTTTATGGAGAGCTCGAAATAGACAAGCCGGTTTACCGGAACAACTTTCATGTCAATTCTTTGTTTGTTTCCGCTTCTGTCAGGAACGCGGTAAAGACAGGCAATGCTGATTATGTTCCTATTTTTTTAAGTGAAATACCAGAGCTTTTCAAACAACGTGTTTTGCCCATCGATGTTGCTATTGTGCATGTATCGGTACCCGATGAGCATGGCTATTGTTCGCTTGGTACATCGGTAGATATTGCACGCAGCGCGGTAAATACAGCAACCTATATTATTGCACAGGTTAATCCCAACGCACCAAGAACACATGGCGATGGTATGATACACATGAGCCGCTTCCACGCCATGGTCTATTGCGAAGACGCTTTGCACGAAACAAACTTTACAGAAAAATGTGGCCCCGAAACCGAAAAGATCGGTGCGTTGATTGCAGCACTTATCGATGATAAAAGCACGATACAAATGGGCATCGGCGCGATACCTGATGCGGTTTTACAATGCCTGCACAACCACAAAGACCTCGGTGTACATACCGAAATGTGCTCTGATGGCATCATCGATCTTTGTGAAAAAGACGTGATCAACAACAAATACAAAAAGATCCATCCCAACAAATCTGTTTCTTCCTTTGCGCTTGGCTCAAAGCGATTGTATGATTATGTAAACAACAATCCATCATTCGCATTTCTGGATATAGATTATGTAAACGATCCGCACATCATACGCCGCAACAACAAAATGGTAGCCATAAACAGCGCCATAGAGATAGATATCACCGGCCAGGTATGCAGTGATTCTATCGGTACCACACAATTTTCAGGCGTTGGCGGCCAGATGGATTTTATGCGTGGCGCCGCGCTGAGTGAAGGAGGCAAGCCAATTATCGCCATTCCCTCCAGGACAAATAAAGGTATTGCACGCATTGTACCCATGTTAAAGCCCGGGGCCGGCGTTGTTACCACAAGAGCGCATGTACATTTTGTGGTTACGGAATATGGCGTGGTAAACCTATGGGGAAAAAACCTCCGGCAGCGTGCAAAAGCATTGATCAGTATTGCAAACCCCGAAGATCGTGAAACACTTGACAGGGCTTATTTTGAGCGCTTTACCAATTAA
- a CDS encoding rhodanese-like domain-containing protein, producing the protein MNLQQLLQDPASKIIDVRSAGEFNAEHINGAINIPLDQVPARTAELEKLGKAPIIFYCRSGNRSGMAVDFLQQLGYSNVYNGGSIDYLKRLLN; encoded by the coding sequence ATGAACTTACAGCAGCTACTACAAGATCCTGCATCGAAAATCATCGATGTACGCAGCGCCGGGGAATTTAATGCGGAGCACATCAATGGTGCAATCAATATACCGCTCGACCAGGTGCCGGCCCGCACAGCCGAACTTGAGAAACTCGGTAAGGCACCCATCATATTCTACTGCAGAAGTGGTAACCGCAGCGGCATGGCTGTTGACTTTTTACAACAGCTCGGCTATAGTAATGTTTACAATGGCGGCAGTATCGACTATCTAAAACGCTTATTAAACTAA
- a CDS encoding IS1595 family transposase, protein MFKNLHELIATMPDDATCRKYLADCRWQDGKAICPYCGYGKCYNIEGGKRYKCGSSACYKKFSVTVGTIFEASNIPLNKWFMACYLVTAHKKGISSYQLAKDIGVSQKASWFMIHRLREMMRDKEPVELNNICEVDETYIGGKMKNKHKSIRNKAHVENRSHTENKTGVMGLLERENKVVFKVIDSSKETLKGMVRKHINKKATVITDSLISYKGLDKEYTAHEVVNHLQEEFVRGQFHTNSVEGAFGLLKRGIIGIYHQVSIKHLERYCDEFAFRYNSRKIKDADRFKMSLGLIEGRLDYKTLTGKK, encoded by the coding sequence ATGTTTAAAAACTTACATGAACTTATTGCGACAATGCCCGATGATGCTACATGTAGAAAGTATTTAGCGGATTGTAGATGGCAGGATGGTAAAGCTATATGCCCTTATTGCGGTTATGGTAAGTGTTATAACATTGAAGGTGGTAAAAGATATAAATGTGGCTCATCTGCATGTTATAAGAAGTTTAGTGTAACAGTAGGGACAATATTTGAAGCGAGTAATATACCCTTAAACAAATGGTTCATGGCTTGTTATTTAGTTACAGCACATAAGAAAGGCATTAGTAGCTACCAATTAGCAAAAGATATTGGTGTAAGCCAAAAAGCAAGCTGGTTTATGATACATAGATTACGTGAAATGATGAGAGATAAAGAACCAGTTGAATTAAATAATATCTGTGAAGTAGATGAGACATACATTGGCGGCAAAATGAAGAATAAACACAAATCAATACGTAATAAAGCACACGTTGAAAATAGAAGCCATACAGAAAATAAAACTGGTGTTATGGGCTTATTAGAACGTGAAAACAAAGTAGTTTTCAAAGTTATTGATAGTAGTAAGGAAACACTAAAAGGTATGGTTAGAAAACATATCAATAAGAAAGCAACAGTTATTACTGATAGTCTTATTTCTTATAAAGGATTAGATAAAGAATATACGGCGCATGAAGTTGTAAATCACTTACAAGAAGAATTTGTAAGAGGACAATTTCATACTAATAGCGTTGAAGGTGCATTTGGTTTGCTTAAACGTGGTATTATAGGAATATACCATCAGGTAAGTATTAAACACCTTGAAAGATATTGTGATGAATTTGCATTTAGATACAATAGCAGAAAGATTAAAGACGCTGATAGATTCAAAATGTCATTAGGTCTTATAGAAGGTAGATTAGATTATAAAACACTTACAGGCAAGAAATAA